GTCTCCTTCTTTGAGAAACTATATTGCTACACGAACCAATGGAGCTCCCAGATGGTAAAGAGTTTGAGGACACTTCAAGAAAGTTGTTTAAAGCAAAGCCACCATATTTCACTAGGCCTGCAATATCAGATATCTCAATGTAATGTGAGAGCAGATAAACTTGAGTGTGTTAGTTATAGAAATATTGAAACAACGGATTTATCTAAAATAATCACCTCTACAACTATTTTTCTACTTTGTTAGTAACAAGAACCATCTTGTTGCATCATAGTTTGCTTGCTCTTTGCTGCAACTAAAGCAGATAAATTAAGTTGTGAATTGCTCTACAAGCTTTGTTTGGACATgttgaaatgaaaattttaatattgacaAGTTTCACACccaaaaacttaacaaaattgAACAGTACTTCCTGCATTAGCTTCTGCTTCAAGAACTTTATGCATTAGCTTCTGCTTCACATCGGATCACTTGCCCATTGTAGAACAGACGAAACACCATGAGCATCACAGAGATGCAGTGAACATAATTTTGAAGTGGCAAGGCATGAGTACCAGGCGCATTTTGCATTTATGAATCGCGATACACATGCCATTTTTCATATCTCTTTATTCCATGCAAGACAGGTCTCAGTCTGGGAGCAGTAACGCAGTCTGAACAGCAACATCCCTTCAAGTTGACCACACATTCTGCACAGCATCTGAACCAAAGATAAGAGGTAAGTTTAGGAAACTTCCTTtaactcatattttttttttttgttactagaCATAAATAGATGAAACAGAAGATATGATGCAACTCACAAAAAGAGCAGATTGCAATCGAGGTTAGCACAGTTCCGATGTCTCAGTTCATGAACTTGTGAATCACAAATATAGCATCTTGCAAAACTTGTATCCACAGGCGTTTGTGGAGTTATTTTGGCTTCATCCACGGTATTATTATTGTAGGCAGCTGGTGGAAGAGAGAGACGAGAGTCAAACACAAAAAGATTCCCAACCCATTCAGATGTGCCTTCTTCCTCAAGATAATGGGAAACTCCACCCTTCAGTGTATACAGGTTCTTGAAACCCCGCTGtctgaaaataaattttgactTCTCATAAGAGAGTTATTTgggaaaaacatttttttttaggaGATGTTGGTATGATAATGGAGTAGAGAAGCCATAGTGCGGTACCTCAGAACTGTGGAATATACATCGCAACGTATACCTCCAGTGCAGTACATCAGTATATCTGTCTTTTCCTTGTCAACATTTATCAAAGGGTCTGAAGGAGCTTCCTATAGTGTGGAAGCACATAACAAAATTATCTAGTGTTAAATATCTTTACCTTCATACGTTATAATATTGTGTGATCAGTGATCAGTTTCTCCTAATCTACAGATTGTAAATGGGAACTCTTCAGCTTAGGATTAATTTGTACCTTTTCATCAGATAGCCCAAAAGAAGTGTTTCGGAAGCAATCAACTTCAGGTCTACGTGCCCCACGAAAATGACCAACATCCCACTCATAACCTGCTCAAATAAAACACCAGTAGGTTTAACTAGAGCAATATGTAAGAATCACAGACTATCATAAGTGATCAGTCATGTAGTTACTAGATAATAAGAGGAATAAAGACTGTTCTGTTATTGTAGACAAACGGATAAGGCAAAGGAAGTACCGTTTCTGACATCCAATAGTATGCAGCTTCTGCCACTATCTGAAGATGATGCTTCACCGTCACCATCCGTTATGTCTTTCAGCTTCTCTTTCCATTCAGATGGTTCTAAGGGCTTTGCTCGCATCGGTGGATCAAGTAGAGGAAGGTGTGAAATTCCTCCCTCATActattagaacaaaaaaaacaacaaccaaTATTGAGTAATCTTACACTATATTACAAGGCAATGCATTATCACGCGCATGCGAAGTAAACATCTTGAATCCAGCAGAACATAAAGTGGTGTTTAAGGGATGTAGCTTGCCTGCACTAAGGAAGGTTTGTTCTGCAGCTTCAACTTAGGGAAAGCATGCCTACCGATAGCAGGAGACACCTGGACAAGTATATCCGAGAACCTCTCATCTTGTTTCAACCATTCAACATATGAAAGAGCGTCTTTAGATGGTCCACTGTACTgcagaaaaaaaagaactacaCAAGTAAACACACAAGATTTGTCCTAGTCACACAATATACTTCAAAGCTACTCATGTGAATGAAAAGGATAACGACACCTGTGCGTTAATTCCTTGTTCATTGAGATATATCCGACCACGTATATTCAAATCCTgtataataacaaaaagaaaagcttTCAATATCTGATGAACCAAACAGAATGCTTTCAGCTTCCAAACTAAACGGACCTGTAAGAAAGAGAGGTGCTTTGCAATCTCAGCGGCGGGATCTTGTATTGATACAAAGCGATAGAAGTTCACCACGATGAAGTCTTCTCCTTCATCATCAAACTTCGAGTAATTTCTTCCTCTGTTTCGGCATTGGCAAGAGAAGCTCCATCGTACGATAGGTTGCTTCGAGAGGAGACGTACTGGTCGTGAGAAGAAGTGAGTGTTCGAAACATGTTGTTTGAATCGAAGAGGTTCGCTGGAGAAACGAGTTCTGGTTGAAGCAAGAGGCAGTGGAATAGTTAAGGAGACTGAGAGTGCCGGAgatgctctcattatcttctcaGCTTGGACCAGAGACAGCATCATTCTTCACTTAAGTAAACTCACTTTGGGTCTCATCTTAGGAGATGTATTTTACATTAGTATAGCCCAATTCAAGCCCAATTGTAATGTCCGGTTTATTCTCAGGTTTGCTCtggttttcattttaattttttgtcggTTATATGAGTCAACTTGATATAATCTCAGCAGTCAGCATTATTAGAGCTGGAAATTTTAATCATTGTCCGCGAGTCCTGTCCCGTTTGACCCGCCGCAAGGCGGATGCAGGTTGAaccatttgaaatttttaaattgcGGGTGCAGATCGAAATTATTTTGAGTGGGGTGCATGCGGATCAGCCGAATTTGAATCGCGGATACCCACCAAcccgcaaattaaaaaaaaaatattttacataaaatatataaaaaacaataaatatttatataattttaattataaatatattattttaatagtattttttaaaaataactattatataaataaaaaataattatttttaattaaaataattattatataattagaaaataatcatttttaattagaataaaagttttataaaagtTTTGGCGGGACGGATacagatataaaagtttttgtttgtGGATTATGTGGATCGAGTTTTTGTATCGAAAAAATGATTCAATCTGCGGCGGGGCGGATCGGGGCGGGTTGAGCCGCGAATCCAGCACTAAGCATTATCACCAGTCAAAGAAGAGAAGGATTTCGTCATGGATGATCGAAATATGACGTTATGCCTCGTGGCGAGCTTTGACAATTCTCAAGTCAACGAAATTATTTTGTGCTCGACCACTACACTACTACAACGCATTTTTTGATCAAATCATATAAAGTTTGACTTCGTAAATGATACGAACGGCCTATAAATAGAATCTCATCTCTCATCTCGTTTTCAACTCATTCTCGAAAAGTTTCCATAAAAAGAAAGTTTCCCACAATGTCATCACTTCTCTATATCTCCCTCCTCTTAGCCGTCTTTATCAGCCACACCACGGAAGCCGCTCTCGAACCAGTAACCGACATCGACGGTGGACGTCTCACATCAGGCACCAAATACTACATCTTGCCTGTGCTCCGCGGTCGCGGCGGCGGACTAACCATGTCCAAACCCGAAAACAAAACATGTCCTAAAAGCGTTATCCAAGACCAATACGAAGTCTCCAAAGGCCTACCGTTGGAGTTCTCACCATCAGACAATTCAAGAATCATCCGCGTCTCAACCGATCTCAACTTCAAGTTCTGTGCGGCTTCGGTCTGGAACTTAGACAACTACGATGAGATGACGAATCAGTGGTTCGTTACAGCTTGTGGCGTTGCAGGGAATCCTGGTCAGGCAACGGTTGATAACTGGTTCAAGATCGAGAAGTACCAAGATGATTACAAGATCGTGTTTTGTCCAACTGTCTGCAACTTCTGTAAAGTCATGTGTAGAGACGTTGGTGTGTTTGTGCAAGATGGGATGAGAAGACTTGTTCTAAGTGATGTTCCACTAAAAGTTATGTTCAAAAAAGCATAGTTACTACAATGTAACCTTCTataataataattgattttttacAATACTTGTTTCTACATCTTTAATCTAAACCTTTTTTAGAGACCATCACCACGGAAGAAAGGTCCATTGAAGAAGGAAGTGGAGAAAGTACCACCACTGTTGGGAAAAAGAGTGAGGAAGCagatgagtccaaggactaagcCCCAAGCGAACCTATCGTCGCCAAGAGGTGTGATCTCATCTTTAGCAGGCGTTTCTTCACCACCACGGAAGAAAGTTGCAAAGAGCCCCCAAGCTAAACACAAGACGCTTCCGCTGAGACCTCCGATAGCGAGAAGGAGAGACGTTGTGAATGAGAGGATTGCAGCTGTGCTTCTTCCAAACATTGCTTGAGCGATCCGACCTCCTTCTAGTCTCCCACATGGTAACAAGTTCAATGAAGTCACTACCATACCTGAAACAAGTTTAATGAAGTTTAGAGAATGAATACACATACTAATAAAAAGAAACATAGTTATGAAAAACTTACCTAAAAGACCAGCGAAAGCGAGAGGATCAACAGGAACTCCAACTCCTTCGACCGCATTTGGCAATACATTGCCGAGATCGTCCGCGTAAGGACCAACAACAAATTGGATAAACGAAAGCAACGGGTTATTATCCAAGAACTGTGGCCTTATATACCTAAGAAGAATGTTTGAGATACACACATCAGAGACACAGTAGTGGATAGAACAATAACAGAAAGAAAAGAGTTCCGTTTATGAATCCTTACAAAGCGTTTTCACCTCCGTTAAAACTACCATCAGATATAAACGCAGCAGCTGCAAGAAGCAGCGAAGTCAGGTACGCACTAGCTGTACGAGCCACTGGGATATCAAACAACGCCTTTTTGTTAGGAAGCAACGACTCGTAGTTGTTCATAACTCCTAAGCAACCAGTCCAGTTCGACGGCACCAGAAACGACGGGCTCAGTTTGACACCGTGTCGTGCAGCTGTTACTCTGGTTGCTATCTGAAACAAACAATCAAGGGTTTACTTCACAGTTAAACATCACAGTAATGTGTAACTAGCAATTTAGATTATTCTGCATGGTTTACCTCTGAGACGCCTAAGATGGAAAGGAACCCACCAAAGAGTGGAACTACATTAGCAATGTAGTCATCGAAGGTAGCATCAGGTTTAAGGAAGAAACCACTCATAAGAGCTATGGTTCCAAAGGT
This genomic interval from Brassica napus cultivar Da-Ae chromosome A6, Da-Ae, whole genome shotgun sequence contains the following:
- the LOC106346837 gene encoding probable zinc metallopeptidase EGY3, chloroplastic, which codes for MASLFVSTPSSSSLTLHSCHSSPFRGINKSISLKLAKPVKQSARRSTHLRFSPEDDRVRESANDASSPVAIAEEQKEDQSNNNVPPSPENSEEDEEKSKQQEMDWKTDEEFKKFMGNPSIEAAIKLEKTRTDRKLKELNRESNNENPIIRIFNSLARDSLVREKERLEKAEEAFKALDLNKLKSCFGFDTFFATDVRRFGDGGIFIGNLRKPIDEVTPKLEAKLSEAAGRDVVVWFMEEKSNEITKQVCMVQPKAEIDLQFESTRLSTPWGYITAISLCVTTFGTIALMSGFFLKPDATFDDYIANVVPLFGGFLSILGVSEIATRVTAARHGVKLSPSFLVPSNWTGCLGVMNNYESLLPNKKALFDIPVARTASAYLTSLLLAAAAFISDGSFNGGENALYIRPQFLDNNPLLSFIQFVVGPYADDLGNVLPNAVEGVGVPVDPLAFAGLLGMVVTSLNLLPCGRLEGGRIAQAMFGRSTAAILSFTTSLLLAIGGLSGSVLCLAWGLFATFFRGGEETPAKDEITPLGDDRFAWGLVLGLICFLTLFPNSGGTFSTSFFNGPFFRGDGL
- the LOC106346841 gene encoding rhodanese-like domain-containing protein 8, chloroplastic, with translation MMLSLVQAEKIMRASPALSVSLTIPLPLASTRTRFSSEPLRFKQHVSNTHFFSRPVRLLSKQPIVRWSFSCQCRNRGRNYSKFDDEGEDFIVVNFYRFVSIQDPAAEIAKHLSFLQDLNIRGRIYLNEQGINAQYSGPSKDALSYVEWLKQDERFSDILVQVSPAIGRHAFPKLKLQNKPSLVQYEGGISHLPLLDPPMRAKPLEPSEWKEKLKDITDGDGEASSSDSGRSCILLDVRNGYEWDVGHFRGARRPEVDCFRNTSFGLSDEKEAPSDPLINVDKEKTDILMYCTGGIRCDVYSTVLRQRGFKNLYTLKGGVSHYLEEEGTSEWVGNLFVFDSRLSLPPAAYNNNTVDEAKITPQTPVDTSFARCYICDSQVHELRHRNCANLDCNLLFLCCAECVVNLKGCCCSDCVTAPRLRPVLHGIKRYEKWHVYRDS
- the LOC106346838 gene encoding kunitz trypsin inhibitor 5-like; the encoded protein is MSSLLYISLLLAVFISHTTEAALEPVTDIDGGRLTSGTKYYILPVLRGRGGGLTMSKPENKTCPKSVIQDQYEVSKGLPLEFSPSDNSRIIRVSTDLNFKFCAASVWNLDNYDEMTNQWFVTACGVAGNPGQATVDNWFKIEKYQDDYKIVFCPTVCNFCKVMCRDVGVFVQDGMRRLVLSDVPLKVMFKKA